Proteins encoded together in one Psychrobacter sanguinis window:
- the gltA gene encoding citrate synthase yields the protein MANENAYLKVDGKEYELPIIEGTLGPSVIDIAAFQEAGYWTYDPGYKVTAPVESAITFIDGDKGELLHRGYPIDQLADNAEYLEVCYALLHGDLPNAEQKEEFYKKVREHTGVHDQLRKFFEGFRRDAHPMAIMVGVVGALSAFYHDHLDVTDEKQRDITAIRLISKMPTIAAMSYKYTKGEPFMYPRNDFNYAENFLYMMFATPADVNYKVDPIIAKAMDKIFTLHADHEQNASTSTVRLTASTGANPYACIAAGIVALWGPSHGGANEAVLKMLDEIGTVENVDEFMEKVKRKEVKLMGFGHRVYKNFDPRAKVMKETCDEVLGALGINDPKLELAMKLEKIALEDEYFVKRNLYPNVDFYSGIILKAIGIPTEMFTVIFALARTSGWISHLLEMHSAPFKIGRPRQLYTGETKRDFVKLEDRK from the coding sequence ATGGCTAACGAAAATGCATATCTAAAGGTAGATGGAAAGGAATATGAATTACCAATTATTGAAGGTACGCTTGGTCCGTCAGTAATTGACATTGCTGCTTTCCAAGAAGCCGGCTATTGGACTTACGATCCAGGCTACAAAGTAACTGCGCCAGTAGAATCAGCCATCACCTTTATTGATGGTGACAAAGGCGAATTGTTACACCGCGGCTATCCTATCGACCAGTTAGCTGATAATGCTGAATATCTAGAAGTTTGCTATGCGTTATTACATGGTGACTTGCCAAATGCTGAACAAAAAGAAGAGTTTTACAAAAAAGTAAGAGAGCATACTGGTGTTCATGACCAATTACGTAAATTCTTCGAAGGTTTCCGCCGTGATGCTCACCCAATGGCTATCATGGTAGGTGTGGTAGGTGCATTGTCTGCCTTCTATCATGACCATCTTGATGTTACTGATGAGAAACAGCGCGATATCACTGCTATCCGCTTAATCTCAAAAATGCCAACCATCGCTGCGATGAGCTACAAGTACACCAAGGGCGAACCATTCATGTACCCACGTAATGATTTTAATTACGCGGAAAACTTCTTATACATGATGTTCGCAACGCCAGCAGATGTAAACTACAAAGTAGATCCAATCATTGCTAAAGCAATGGACAAGATCTTTACTTTACACGCTGACCACGAGCAAAACGCTTCTACTTCTACTGTTCGTTTGACCGCATCTACTGGTGCTAACCCATATGCTTGTATCGCTGCTGGTATCGTAGCGCTTTGGGGACCATCACACGGTGGTGCTAACGAAGCGGTTCTAAAAATGTTAGATGAAATCGGCACTGTAGAAAACGTTGACGAGTTCATGGAAAAAGTTAAACGCAAAGAAGTGAAGCTAATGGGCTTTGGTCACCGCGTTTACAAAAACTTCGATCCACGTGCGAAAGTAATGAAGGAAACTTGTGACGAAGTTTTAGGTGCTTTAGGTATCAATGATCCTAAGCTTGAGCTTGCAATGAAGCTTGAGAAAATCGCTCTAGAAGACGAGTACTTCGTAAAACGTAACCTATATCCAAACGTTGACTTCTACTCAGGTATCATCCTTAAAGCGATTGGTATCCCAACTGAAATGTTCACCGTTATCTTCGCTTTAGCCCGTACTTCAGGTTGGATTAGCCACTTGTTAGAAATGCATTCAGCACCATTCAAGATTGGTCGTCCACGTCAGTTATACACTGGCGAAACCAAGCGTGACTTCGTAAAACTTGAAGACCGCAAATAA
- a CDS encoding RNA-guided endonuclease InsQ/TnpB family protein, with protein MKTLKLRIKDKHIKELNKLSSSVNFVWNYVNALSFEHLKRTGKFFSAYDLNEYTKGSGEYLGLHSQTLQAINETHAKSRKQFKKAKLNWRTNRVDAKRKSLGWIPFKKSAIKYLQTRQTGKKALRSTIQLSLTKGQKLIIDVFDSYNLSLYQINTLEIVQDSRNRWYACITVKDFPKQVSGKGSVGIDLGLKESATTSMGDKLTIKQTQKWANKLAVAQRAKNKNRVKAIHAKIKNTRLDLIHKFTTQLVKDNALIVVGDVKSRSFTTKKTNLAKSTYDAGWFELKRQLEYKCKYAGCQLEIVNESYTTQTCSCCLEISDSSPRGRADLGIRGWRCAECGTWHDRDINAAKNILAVGLGRLAVGIPSV; from the coding sequence ATGAAAACACTCAAACTACGCATCAAAGACAAGCACATAAAAGAGCTGAACAAGCTAAGCAGTTCAGTAAACTTCGTGTGGAACTATGTCAATGCGTTAAGTTTTGAGCATCTAAAACGTACCGGTAAGTTTTTTAGTGCTTATGATCTAAATGAGTACACCAAAGGTAGCGGTGAGTATTTAGGATTACACAGTCAGACGTTACAGGCTATCAATGAGACTCACGCTAAATCACGTAAACAATTTAAAAAAGCCAAACTTAACTGGCGTACCAATCGTGTGGATGCCAAACGTAAATCATTGGGATGGATACCTTTTAAGAAATCTGCTATCAAGTATTTGCAAACAAGGCAGACAGGTAAGAAGGCACTTAGATCAACCATACAGCTATCCCTAACTAAAGGTCAAAAGCTCATCATCGATGTATTCGATAGCTACAATTTGTCTTTGTATCAAATTAACACGCTTGAGATAGTACAAGACAGTCGTAATCGTTGGTATGCGTGTATTACCGTTAAAGACTTTCCTAAGCAAGTAAGTGGTAAGGGCAGCGTTGGAATTGATTTGGGCTTAAAAGAGTCTGCTACTACCTCAATGGGTGATAAACTTACTATTAAGCAGACTCAAAAATGGGCGAATAAATTAGCAGTAGCCCAGCGTGCTAAGAATAAAAATCGTGTCAAAGCAATCCACGCCAAAATAAAAAATACAAGGTTAGACTTAATTCATAAGTTCACCACCCAATTAGTTAAGGATAATGCTTTAATTGTGGTTGGTGATGTTAAATCACGCTCATTTACAACTAAAAAAACCAACCTAGCTAAATCGACATACGATGCAGGATGGTTTGAACTTAAACGACAACTGGAATATAAATGCAAGTATGCAGGTTGTCAGCTTGAGATAGTAAATGAAAGTTACACTACCCAGACCTGCTCGTGCTGCCTTGAAATAAGTGACAGTAGTCCGAGAGGTAGAGCAGATCTTGGAATAAGAGGATGGAGGTGTGCTGAGTGTGGCACATGGCATGATAGAGATATCAATGCCGCTAAGAACATCCTTGCGGTCGGGCTTGGCCGTCTAGCGGTAGGAATCCCCTCGGTTTAG
- a CDS encoding transposase domain-containing protein, whose translation MRLQDAINETHKRIPDTLEQFSELIDPDWIQQALEYTGKASIRRRKLPAEHVVWIVIGTALYRNRSIWYITEQMRLNIDSQACVPSAVVQARQRLGHEPLKQLFHQLSAHYQTESRAQQQDFMGLSVQAVDGVVYSLPSTDENLQHFSSSKGRTKEAPYPQMRSVCLINTDTHEV comes from the coding sequence ATGAGACTACAAGACGCTATTAATGAGACGCATAAAAGGATTCCAGACACCCTAGAACAATTTAGTGAATTAATAGATCCTGACTGGATACAGCAGGCTTTAGAATATACGGGCAAAGCGAGCATTAGAAGACGTAAGCTACCTGCCGAACACGTTGTTTGGATAGTCATCGGCACAGCTTTATATCGAAACCGTTCCATCTGGTATATCACAGAGCAAATGCGGCTTAATATAGACTCACAGGCCTGCGTACCCAGCGCTGTGGTACAAGCAAGACAACGCCTCGGGCATGAGCCTCTAAAGCAGCTATTTCATCAACTAAGTGCTCACTACCAAACAGAATCACGAGCCCAGCAGCAAGACTTCATGGGACTTAGCGTCCAAGCTGTAGACGGTGTCGTATACTCACTCCCATCCACTGATGAGAACCTTCAGCACTTTAGCTCAAGCAAAGGCAGAACTAAAGAGGCGCCCTATCCCCAAATGCGTTCGGTATGTCTGATCAATACTGACACGCATGAGGTATAG
- a CDS encoding IS3 family transposase, which translates to MRQLAEQDKQVSKSLLCKLFGVMKSSYYYGLKPKPISLETVKTKALVRQIFNDSKRSAGARSIAAILMNEHGIKLTRYIAGKLMAQMGLKSCQLKTHKYKHADEEHKAHDNILNRNFSPSAPNHVWTGDVTYIRIKGGWCYLAIVLDLYARRIVGFAVSDSPDSMLTTKALQMAYQSRLKPSGVLFHSDQGTHYTSKKFAESVASCNGMKQSMSRKGNCWDNAPTERFFRSFKTEWMPKGGYENIAEARTAIIDYIWGYYQSVRPHRFNDYLTPLEKEKRYFNKNLLSGVLN; encoded by the coding sequence ATAAGACAGCTTGCAGAGCAAGACAAACAGGTCAGTAAAAGCCTTCTGTGCAAGCTGTTTGGCGTGATGAAGAGCAGTTACTACTATGGACTAAAGCCTAAGCCCATCAGCCTTGAAACCGTCAAAACTAAAGCATTAGTCCGCCAAATATTTAACGACTCAAAGCGCTCAGCAGGCGCTCGCAGCATTGCCGCTATACTAATGAATGAACACGGCATCAAGCTGACCCGCTATATAGCAGGTAAACTCATGGCGCAGATGGGGCTTAAAAGCTGTCAATTGAAAACGCATAAATATAAGCATGCTGATGAAGAACACAAAGCTCATGACAATATACTGAACCGTAATTTTAGCCCATCAGCGCCCAATCATGTCTGGACAGGTGATGTCACATATATTCGTATCAAAGGCGGCTGGTGCTACCTAGCTATCGTTTTAGATTTATATGCTCGTCGTATTGTTGGCTTTGCTGTATCAGATTCGCCTGACAGTATGCTGACAACCAAAGCGCTGCAGATGGCGTATCAGTCGCGCTTAAAGCCAAGTGGGGTGTTGTTTCACTCTGATCAAGGCACCCATTACACTAGCAAGAAGTTTGCTGAATCCGTGGCAAGTTGTAATGGCATGAAGCAGAGCATGAGCCGAAAAGGTAACTGTTGGGACAACGCGCCAACTGAAAGGTTCTTCAGGAGCTTTAAAACAGAATGGATGCCAAAGGGCGGTTATGAGAATATTGCTGAAGCTCGGACTGCCATTATTGATTATATTTGGGGCTATTATCAGTCAGTGAGACCACACCGTTTTAATGACTATTTAACACCGTTAGAAAAAGAGAAACGCTACTTTAACAAAAACCTCTTATCAGGTGTCCTAAATTAG
- a CDS encoding transposase yields the protein MTNKRNQYTREFKLEAISLVVDHNRTIPDVANSLGIGKSTLQKWLSQYRQEISGEAPKAGNALTDEQRELQELRKQVKRLTMERDILKKASALLALDRLNGYR from the coding sequence ATGACCAACAAACGCAATCAATATACCCGAGAATTTAAATTAGAAGCGATTAGCTTAGTTGTTGATCACAACCGCACCATACCTGACGTGGCCAATTCCTTAGGGATAGGTAAATCTACCTTGCAGAAATGGCTGAGTCAATACCGTCAAGAAATCAGTGGCGAAGCACCTAAAGCCGGCAACGCTTTAACGGATGAACAGCGCGAGCTTCAAGAGCTGCGTAAGCAGGTTAAGCGGCTGACTATGGAGCGCGACATTCTAAAAAAGGCTTCTGCTCTGCTGGCCTTGGACCGCCTGAACGGCTATCGTTAA